A region of Pseudomonas cavernicola DNA encodes the following proteins:
- a CDS encoding NUDIX hydrolase gives MSVLQIAAACLLDQHGRLLLVRKRGTLAFMLPGGKRETGESALAAVQRELWEELQLQLNDADLTPLGRFHAVAANEVDTWVDAEVFIAELPHTVHAAAELEELAWLERDRPYPANLAPLLRDHVLPALQPLARLLAQDVHTVPTGQ, from the coding sequence GCTGGATCAGCACGGCCGACTGCTGCTGGTGCGCAAACGTGGCACGCTGGCCTTTATGTTGCCGGGCGGCAAACGCGAGACAGGAGAGTCGGCCTTGGCCGCAGTGCAGAGGGAGTTATGGGAAGAGTTGCAGCTGCAGCTAAATGACGCCGACCTCACGCCGCTGGGTCGTTTCCACGCGGTCGCGGCCAATGAGGTCGATACCTGGGTGGATGCGGAAGTCTTTATCGCCGAGTTACCGCATACGGTGCATGCCGCCGCCGAGCTGGAAGAACTGGCCTGGCTGGAGCGCGACCGTCCCTACCCGGCCAACCTTGCCCCGCTGCTGCGCGACCATGTACTGCCAGCCTTACAGCCCCTGGCGCGCCTGCTTGCGCAGGACGTGCACACTGTCCCAACCGGTCAGTAA